DNA sequence from the Pelecanus crispus isolate bPelCri1 chromosome 4, bPelCri1.pri, whole genome shotgun sequence genome:
tttttaaaaaacctttatGTACACAAGCGGTAGTAGTATGATTCTAGCTGTATTTAATAAGAAGTAATTTTATGAAGAGCAACCCAAATTAAGTCCATGTCAGATTGACTGTCAGTGTATATTTAATGGCATAGAAGACAGTGTCATTTTTTGAGAAAGTTGTGTACAGCTTCAGCAGCTCGGTTCCTGCTGTTCACACCTCACAGCCCTAGGCTAGGCTGTAGGCAGCTATCAAACCTCCTTACCTTCACTGTTTCCTTCCAGGCAAGTCCCTTTACTTGATCCTTACAGAAGCtattttttgtggggtttttttgtgggttttttggttggttggttttggtggtggtagtgatgtttttctggttttcttcatttttttgttttgtgtcttttctgtCCATGTCCAATACATGGCATCTCTGTAGAATTTAAAGAATCGATTTAAGGTTTTATTACCtcaaaaatactgcttttgctaAGTGGTCAAATAAAGCCCATATGTAATTGCCTGTTTCACTCCTTGGTTCACAGGATAATgaaagttggaagggacctcaggaggtctctgaTCCAGCCTCCTGTTCAAAGCAGAGTCAGTTATGGGGTCAAACCAGGTTACACAGGGCTTTATCCCATCTTTATCTAGATTACAGTTAGCAAACTCGAATGAGAGCCTGGCCTTCAGCAGATTGTAACTGTACTAGTTTATAGAGTGATTGTAagaattacctttttttccaaatgaaagctTCCTTAGGCACAAGGCCGCTGCAAGAATCAGCACATTGTTAATTCATCTTTCATTAGGACTCcttcagctttgattttttttttttttaaccaggtgccagagatggagaaatatttccatatttcaATTTTAAGTTATAACTAATGCTTGGAAACATTTATAATATATACTCATCAAAAAGCAAATTGACTGGGTTCAGTTCATCGGCTGAGTTCTTTCACAGCACAATCGGCATAGCATTTACCTTTGGAAATCAGAGGAAACAGCAAGGATGGAACTTTATCACTGTAaatgaaagaacattttcatgtttctctctTTAGTGGTAGTTCTTAAGTAATGCTCCTTACCTACTCTATATCTTTTGAGTGTGTTCTTACCTTCTTACCCTCCATGTATAGCCTTTCTGCAATACTGACAATACTGGGCTCGCTCGCCAGCTTctcacaaaaaacccctccctCAGCTAACACATCTGAGACTGAACTAAGAGCAGCAGTGTAACAGCATATAACAATGGCTGTGCTTCAGAGCATTTATTCAACACTGCCTTACCAACAGGtccgagggaggtgattcttcctctctactcaacactggtgaggctgcatctgaagtactgtgtccagttctgggttcCCCAGTACAGGAAAGATACGGACTTACTGGAGTGAGTCCtgcaaagggccacaaagatgatgaagggactggagcatctcttatatgaggagaggctgagagagctagGACTGTTCAGCTTGGAGGAGATGGCTCGGGGGAATCTTATCAATGTTATAAACACCTGGTGGGAGGGAATAAAGAAGAGGGATCCAGGCTCTTTTGgcagtgcccagtgacaggacaagaggcaactggcacaaattaaaacacatgaaattccatctcaacacaggaaaacacttttttactgtgagggtggtcaaacactggaagaggtcacccagagaggttgtggagtctccatctaTGAAGATACTTGAAAGCTGACTGGACATAGTCCTGGATAACCTGCTCTAGTTAACCCTGCTTGAgccaggggggttggactaggttggactcaagaggtcccttccaatctcagccattctgtgatcaTCTCAGAGCCTTCACTGGACTTCATTGCCAATATTTTAATTGATAGAGAAGTAAATGGGTCTTTATGAATCCAGACTCATGGTAATGTGGAACACCTAACCGAACAGAAGTTCCCCCTGGTTAGTGTCAGAAGTATCACATTAACATAGGTGAGCTTGGCAGAGGTGAAAGCGTAACAACATTTCTTACCAACAGGCATGTCGAGGAGATAAACACGACGATCCAGTTATTGCTCTGGATTCAACAGACAGCAGCAATGAATCTGTTGTCAGTGAGACTGAAGTGGATGCAGCTGGTGTCTATACCCTGCCTGCTGGTGCAGACTTTATCATGTGCTACTCTGTGGCGCAAGGTAAGTTCTAATATGtaattttctaataaaacaTCTGATGTCTGATATTTCACTGTAACAAGCTTCACCACTTCTTCATTTTGCAGTCAAAATAATGAATACAGTTCCAGGTCATCTGTTTTGCATGTCTGATAAGTGACATCTCGTCTGGGAAAGAGTCTCACATGTTAAGGAAAAAGTAACAATAAACCATCAAGGTTGCAGTTAATTTGCCAAGCAGAAACATTCTCATCGTAACCTTGCTGCTGAGCTGTCTGCTGACAGCAAGCATTCCCTTCTTTTCCAGGATTGTGGTGGCTTACAAATTTCCTTGTACTACGTGGCTGTCCTCTCCACTCCTCCATGTATCTTGTCAGTCCCCTCTGCTCTCTTGTAACATGCAGATACAATCCTGTAAGCTACCAGTCCCTGAACCACGCTCCTATTGGCTGCGCACTGTAAGTGATCTCAAAGCCATTTCCTATCTACAGTTTCCACTGAAATTACATAATTGGCGAAGCAAGATTTACACCCATTAGTAATCCCTTACAGATGCAGCTAGCGAGCAGTAACtctcattattatttttcaagtggCATCACTACTTACagttggaaataattttatgttcCTGTTCTTCAACAGGTTACTTTTCTCATCGTGAAACTGTAAATGGCTCCTGGTACATTCAAGACTTGTGCGAGGTGCTCAGGAAGCACGGCTCTTCCTTGGAGTTCACAGAACTTCTTACTATTGTTAACAGGAAAGTATCTCATCGCAAAGTGGATATGTGCAGAGACATTAACGCTataggaaaaaagcagattcCCTGTTTCGCCTCAATGTTAActaaaaaattgtattttcatcCAAAATGTAAGTAGATTGCTAAATAACAATGACAACCATTAACTAATACTCActgcagaagtgaaaaatacaCCGTCTTAGTTCAGGAGACTGATATTCTACAAGATTGTTTGCAAAAACACTGGTATCAAATGCTATAGTTTGTATGTGTAATAGTTTCTAAAATCTTATAGCAATTTTAAAACTAGTATTACAGCTCTGCTCATCTCAGGGAATTTGGGAAAAGTTGACTGGTGCAAAACTATTAAGAAGTGCTCATGTTTTATTGAAATCAATACTCTagattccttttttcttagAAGTTTTTTTGACTGATTGCCATCTAACTATGGCACATTTTActatttccaaaacatttcaaatgttgCATTAGATTAGCTTTCTTGCTCCAAGAGCACAGTTTACAGGGAATATGTTTGTCGGGCATCTTTTTAAATCTGCGGACAGCAGTACTCACCTTCCAGTTTTTGTGGATTTATAGCTTTTtagacattttttcttttctctcgACACTAAAAGGGAACTTAATTCATTAAGTACAACTGAACCATTAATATAGATAACGGGCTTCTTTTTGCTTGCACATCATTTACGTTTGGGGCACAATTAAAGCTTGCTGGTGCTTTGCATCCTCAGGGGAAAAGCAAGCAGTAGTGCAGTGAGACCGTGTAACAGCTTGCTTAGCTTGACTTTGGGTAAGCTCACCTTGTACACATCTCTAAAGCTAAAGCAAATCATTTCAAGGTTCCAGGCTCACTTACAACTGCTGGACATCTCTAGGCAGCTCTGCAAAATGCAGCACGTGCAAACCTTCATACTTCAGGCCTTGGTGTTGGATCAGCCTCATCCTGCCCTTGGCCCCAGAGATCAGCCATGCACTGTCATGGCGTATATAAAAGTGATAGTGTGTTTGTCATCAACGGATTGTTACTACTGCAGCATCAGTAATTTCATTGGTACTTACTAGAAATgagtatttcttttattattttttacattatgGGTATGCTTAACTCTGGGGGACAATGGAGAACTCAAGCTGAGAAAAGTGTCTTAACCCACTTTCCTGGGTATAAAAGAATTGATTTACTGGCTCTGCTTTAATCAAATCTTTTCATATACTATGTTCTGAGCCACAGATGTTAAATCTTACTGTGGTTACTTTTAAGCTTTGTATGAATCATGAATGTATAAATTTGAATGTTTGGATAAATTCTTTCAATAAAATGCAACAGtgaaacataaataattttatagtaAATTAGTTTGATATACCTTGCTTTCCCAGCAATATTTACTAAAAAAGCTTACTTGTAATGCAATTCTAACCTCCACCAATGGTGTTATATCAGAGTCAAAGCACAGAGctagggaaaggaaaacaataatttcagggaaaaaaaatccttaatacTCACTGCAGAAAATTACTCTATGAGCTACTGCTCTGCTATAGTAAATAGTCCTAAGACGACAGCCCTTGTGCTATAAAACATCCCCGTCATTTTACCACAGGCAGAATGCCTCCATTTTACTAATACAGATTTGACAAATACCTTGAAAAACTTTGCTTCAGCAGCTTCTTCAtagtatttaaacaaacaaacaaacaaacaaacaaaaccccaaaacaaaacaaaccatcaCGTGACCAAATCATTTTTATAGGTATTTATTGCAACTTTCAAAACTATAGTGGTCAAAAATATCCAGTTTCTATAGAGTAACTAAATGTTCCTATCGGCTTTGAAAAGGCAATTCTAATATATACAAAACCAAATTCAGTCCTTGTCACTGATTTCCTGGATTGGAAGCCTCAGATGCAGAGGTTGGCGCAGACGCCTCAGGGATTCTTCTGCCTGCCAGtgcaagaaaaaatgaagagttCATCCTTCAGCAGCCCTCcgttttcttctcctctttcacACATCCAGTATCTGTCCTTTCTCAGAAGGCATTGGTCTTACGCAAGAAACCAAACTAATCAAATGGAGGACACTGAACATTTACAGACCTGCTCCGGCCATTCAGCCAGTCTCCAGAGAGAAGCATGTGCCCTGCCCATCCACCCACTCACCCACACCCTGAAGTagtattttcttgaaattaCAATTACAAAATTCATACTCAAAGGCTACTGAAAAAGCATCTAGCTTATGCCAAATGTGGCTCATGAAATGATACCCTGAACCACAGGTCTTAAACTAAAATTAGGggtattttcaattttcttttatgagaCAACTGAAcacagggctggggaggtggaATGGGGTAGTAAGAATTGAGGAGTAGGCTCTGCTACATTTATTCATGAAGATTACAAAGGTTCTCCCGggcacacacaccaccacctTTTACAGAATATGGGTGACTAGATGGAAATCTAAGCCTTTTACCTGAGGAATAGGATTAAGTTGTCAAATGCTGAACTCTGCAAGACAGTTCCTTccaaggaagggagaagagtgTGTTACCACAGCAGTGCAGCAAACACACTGTCTCCAAAAGCAATACAGCTATTCTATTAAAGTGGCCAAAAATGCAACATATTCGAGTATGCACAAAATCGATGTGCAGGGCTGATAAACTGACttacttgttttaaattaaattcatgaAGGTCTCCCTTTCTCATGACTTACTGAAGTAGTTTATACATCAATGGCAAACACTGTATGGCTATTTAAACAGCTCAAACTGGCTGATAAGCAATACACTGTTTTGAATGTAAGTAACAAACCTTGAGGTCAGTTTTCTGTTAGCTGAgagtttactgaaaaaaatcttaacccAGAGGCTACCTCATTATTTAAGGACTGTATTTAAATACCTCTGCTAGGTCTTCTTTGAGCTTGTTATATCGTTCCACATTAAAATGCTGGTTTTTGGATTTCCGATAGAAGTAGTGGAGGAACTGCCTGTCTTTAGCATCAGGGTAAATGTAGTCCTGGTGAAGAAAGCAGGGCACATATTTGGGGTTAGCAAGAAAACCGTGTAGAAGTCAGAAGATTATCTGCACAAATGAGTTTTCAATAGAAATGCAGCCTGTTTCAGGAAGATTTATCTAGTTCAACACACAACACATGTTCTGTTAAGAGGCTACATATGAGGTTTTGCCCTTATAGGTCATAAGGGCCTTTTAGACGTATGGTAGGAGTAATTTCTATTGTGTCTAAAGGAATTTTCAATCATAATAAAGACATAGCATGATCTTCATGACCGGAGCTGCCTGAGTCAACGGACACTACTTCCAAGGAGTCAGAGAAAGTTCAACTACTATTTCTCAAAGACTTATTTGAA
Encoded proteins:
- the CASP6 gene encoding caspase-6 isoform X3; this translates as MSGSERRRPAGHVQLDSRPTLTTTDGNQNITEVDALDISLTDLGFEVRHFDDLKAEDVLQKIYEASKDDHSNADCFVCVFLSHGENDHVYAYDAQIKIETITDMFRGDNCQSLVGKPKIFIIQACRGDKHDDPVIALDSTDSSNESVVSETEVDAAGVYTLPAGADFIMCYSVAQGYFSHRETVNGSWYIQDLCEVLRKHGSSLEFTELLTIVNRKVSHRKVDMCRDINAIGKKQIPCFASMLTKKLYFHPKCK